The Gammaproteobacteria bacterium DNA segment ACGCCGGAAATTTTGAGTGAGTATTTGCAGGATCTTTTTGCTCAACCAGAGAAGCTGCAAAACATGGCAATCAAGGCGCGCGAGCTTGCTTTACCGAGAGCGAGCGAAGTTGTGGCGAATATTTGTTTGGAGCAAGCGCATGTTTAAGCGCATTCATCTTGATAATCACAGTGATCCGTCATTGGGCGGCATCAAGCATCTGCATTTTGTCGGCATCGGCGGTGTCGGCATGAGCGGCATTGCTGAGGTGTTTTCAAATCTGGGATTTGAAGTCACCGGTTCTGACATGGCAGAAAATGCGGCAGTGAGCCGACTGCGGTCACTGGGTGTGCAGGTTTTCAAAGGGCATGACGCAAAAAATGTGGCGCTTGCCGATGTTGTTGTCGTATCCAGTGCCATTGATGAAACCAATCCTGAAGTGGCGGAAGCACGTTCGCGCCTGGTGCCAGTAGTTGCGCGTGCTGCAATGTTGGCAGAGCTGATGCGCTTTCGTTACGGAATTGCTGTTGCCGGGACGCACGGTAAAACGACGACGACCAGTTTGGTAGCCAGCCTGCTGGCCGAGGGCGAACTGGATCCCACCTATGTGATTGGTGGGCGTCTGAATAGTTCTGGCAGCAATGCCCGTTTGGGCGCTGGAAAGTTTTTGGTTGCTGAAGCGGATGAAAGTGATGCGTCATTTTTGTTTTTGCAGCCGATGATGGCGATCGTAACGAATATCGATGCCGATCACATGAGCACGTATCAGGGTGATTTTTCCAAGCTGCGTGAAACCTTTTTGGGCTTTTTGCACCACTTGCCATTCTACGGTTTGGCGGTGCTGTGTATTGATGATCCGGTGGTAGCGGGAACATTGCCGGAAGTAGAGCGGCCGATTTGTACCTATGGTCTGTCAGAAGATGCAGATTATTTTGCTCACTCGGTTCGTCATGAAGGCTTGCGGACTCACTTTGTGGTGTCTCGCCATGGTGAGCGTGACTGGCTGGAAGTCAGTTTGAATCTGCCGGGTAAGCACAATGTACAAAATGCGCTGTCGGCCATTATCGTTGCTGACAGATTGGGTGTGAGTAAAGAGTCGATTCGCCGTGGTTTGGATGCGTTCCAGGGAATTGGTCGTCGTTTCCAGGTGTATGGTGACGTGACGTTTGGAAATGCTACCGCTACGTTGGTGGATGACTACGGTCACCACCCGCGTGAATTGGCCGCGACTATTCGCGCTGCACGAGATGCCTGGCCGGGGCG contains these protein-coding regions:
- the murC gene encoding UDP-N-acetylmuramate--L-alanine ligase, with amino-acid sequence MFKRIHLDNHSDPSLGGIKHLHFVGIGGVGMSGIAEVFSNLGFEVTGSDMAENAAVSRLRSLGVQVFKGHDAKNVALADVVVVSSAIDETNPEVAEARSRLVPVVARAAMLAELMRFRYGIAVAGTHGKTTTTSLVASLLAEGELDPTYVIGGRLNSSGSNARLGAGKFLVAEADESDASFLFLQPMMAIVTNIDADHMSTYQGDFSKLRETFLGFLHHLPFYGLAVLCIDDPVVAGTLPEVERPICTYGLSEDADYFAHSVRHEGLRTHFVVSRHGERDWLEVSLNLPGKHNVQNALSAIIVADRLGVSKESIRRGLDAFQGIGRRFQVYGDVTFGNATATLVDDYGHHPRELAATIRAARDAWPGRRIVLCFQPHRFSRTRDLFEDFVHVLSDSDLLLLLEVYAAGETPIPGADGRALMRAIRLTGKTEPVFVEDKEHLPDLLSHVLLDGDVLMVMGAGDVGRVPAMLVSLQEKRA